Proteins found in one Silene latifolia isolate original U9 population unplaced genomic scaffold, ASM4854445v1 scaffold_20.1, whole genome shotgun sequence genomic segment:
- the LOC141638523 gene encoding AT-rich interactive domain-containing protein 2-like yields the protein MAGLSIFEDGSEEKCSGNSSELMDVCVVNSDDDINWGDCDDKLRCLFDQILMVLMRGVYAKNGIRQIPALLGDGRPVDLFKLFCLVRDRGGFRSVSEDNLWGLIAEKFGFGYELCSSLKLIYFKYLDELDQWLNRITRDRISENGSWECGGNLGMLSLELEKRFRDYSTDGKELGGKEDVRGFYDFCNHMNAGTSNEWQNGLIECKVNYDENLCNRNDFAGKANLCAFDSSRKRKRDVFVEMLSWMMNVSRNPDHFFNGESGECSKGKGNQDHDLRSVALSVREARLHRKFSYSNDEQSSLNQKKHKMHPSMFEVSDEGLRCSKRLLTVVKAPACHCCKSGPDNPCKLESDSRLPSENGSHIEEHVSTDLPTSKKIVVPVPVDDDVPPIENHVLVGPRFQVDVPVWTGIALESDSKWVGTQIWVPDYQDELSGKGRPEFCKCRFPSSVECHRFHIAESRFNLRKKLGVAFYHWKFDRMGEEVSLSWTIEDEMKFKHIMRLNIPHLGKSHFRKKRRTDLVSYYFNVYLINRRSYQNRVIPKEINSDDDETEFGSVGEAFGCNAVKGLRSEPLVCYQNEQVFDFD from the exons ATGGCCGGTTTATCGATTTTTGAAGACGGGTCTGAGGAGAAATGTAGTGGGAATAGCAGTGAATTGATGGATGTTTGTGTAGTAAACAGTGATGATGATATTAATTGGGGTGATTGTGATGATAAATTGCGTTGTTTGTTTGATCAAATTCTTATGGTTTTGATGAGGGGTGTGTATGCCAAAAATGGGATTAGGCAAATTCCTGCATTATTGGGAGACGGCCGACCTGTGGACTTGTTCAAGCTGTTCTGTTTAGTGAGGGATAGGGGTGGTTTTCGTTCGGTTTCAGAGGATAATTTGTGGGGTTTGATTGCTGAAAAGTTTGGGTTTGGTTATGAATTGTGTTCCTCTCTTAAACTAATCTATTTCAAGTATTTGGATGAGTTAGATCAATGGTTGAATAGAATTACTAGAGATAGGATATCGGAGAATGGAAGTTGGGAATGTGGTGGGAATTTGGGTATGTTGTCGTTAGAGTTAGAAAAACGATTTAGGGATTATTCTACAGACGGGAAAGAATTAGGAGGGAAGGAAGACGTACgtggtttttatgatttttgtaaTCATATGAATGCTGGAACTAGTAATGAATGGCAAAATGGCCTGATTGAATGTAAAGTTAATTATGACGAAAACTTATGCAACCGAAATGACTTTGCTGGAAAAGCAAATCTATGTGCTTTTGACAGTTCTCGCAAGAGGAAGCGTGACGTATTTGTGGAAATGTTGAGTTGGATGATGAATGTTTCGAGAAACCCTGATCATTTTTTCAATGGAGAATCAGGAGAATGCTCCAAAGGAAAAGGAAATCAAGACCACGATCTTCGGTCAGTAGCTCTTTCAGTCCGGGAAGCAAGGTTACATAGGAAGTTTTCTTATTCCAACGATGAGCAATCTTCATTAAATCAG AAGAAGCACAAAATGCATCCCTCCATGTTTGAAGTTTCTGACGAAGGTCTCCGTTGTAGTAAAAGGCTTTTGACGGTGGTGAAAGCTCCTGCTTGTCATTGTTGCAAGTCTGGCCCAGACAACCCATGTAAGTTAGAGAGTGATTCTAGGCTCCCATCCGAGAATGGGTCTCATATAGAGGAGCATGTGAGTACCGATTTGCCAACCTCCAAGAAAATAGTTGTGCCGGTGCCGGTTGATGACGATGTTCCCCCGATTGAGAATCATGTCTTAGTAGGGCCTCGTTTTCAAGTTGACGTACCTGTTTGGACAGGTATTGCTTTAGAGAGTGATTCTAAATGGGTTGGCACTCAAATATGGGTTCCTGATTACCAAGATGAATTATCCGGAAAGGGCAGGCCGGAATTTTGCAAATGCCGGTTTCCAAGTTCTGTGGAATGCCATAGGTTTCATATTGCAGAGAGCCGGTTTAACTTGAGAAAGAAACTCGGGGTGGCGTTCTATCATTGGAAATTTGACCGAATGGGCGAAGAAGTATCTCTTTCTTGGACAATAGAAGACGAGATGAAATTCAAGCACATTATGAGGTTGAATATACCACATCTAGGAAAGTCACATTTCCGTAAGAAGAGGAGAACCGACTTAGTTAGCTACTACTTTAATGTTTACCTTATCAATCGTAGAAGTTACCAAAATCGGGTGATTCCAAAGGAAATAAATAGTGATGATGACGAAACAGAGTTCGGGTCAGTGGGTGAAGCATTTGGGTGCAATGCAGTCAAAGGTTTGAGATCGGAACCCCTTGTATGTTACCAAAATGAGcaagtctttgattttgattaa